From Actinoplanes oblitus, a single genomic window includes:
- a CDS encoding MFS transporter, whose protein sequence is MAFGVGALLGNIIGGRLGDTRPFTTTFTTAGVTVLASAGILLFSRHPIPLVALFTLLGLVGLSANPILVSLAVRYGGAAPTLATAMPTSIFNLGTAIGTGISGIALESSLGAIGPTVVGTIGAVLILAPLGLLAFLESPRHQVALEQR, encoded by the coding sequence ATGGCTTTCGGCGTGGGCGCGCTGCTGGGCAACATCATCGGCGGCCGGCTCGGCGACACCCGCCCGTTCACCACCACCTTCACCACCGCCGGCGTCACCGTCCTCGCCTCGGCCGGCATCCTGCTGTTCTCCCGCCACCCGATCCCGCTCGTGGCCCTGTTCACCCTGCTCGGCCTGGTCGGGCTGTCGGCCAACCCGATCCTGGTCTCACTCGCCGTCCGCTACGGCGGTGCCGCCCCCACCCTGGCCACCGCTATGCCCACCTCGATCTTCAACCTCGGAACCGCCATCGGCACCGGCATCTCCGGCATCGCCCTGGAATCATCACTCGGCGCCATCGGCCCGACCGTCGTCGGCACCATCGGCGCAGTGTTGATCCTCGCGCCGCTCGGGCTCCTCGCATTCCTCGAATCACCGCGTCACCAGGTGGCACTGGAGCAGAGGTGA
- a CDS encoding recombinase family protein, which yields MTETGSTRGERPKLRAALDRLQPGDTLVVYKPDRVDRKRV from the coding sequence GTGACCGAGACGGGGAGTACCCGCGGTGAGCGGCCGAAGCTGCGCGCCGCCCTGGACCGGCTTCAGCCCGGCGACACCCTCGTGGTGTACAAACCGGACCGGGTGGACCGAAAGCGGGTCTGA
- a CDS encoding amino acid permease, whose amino-acid sequence MRSEIFRRKPVEDITDDRDTGLTRTLGLWQLTAIGVGGIIGAGIFALAGAVAHETAGPAVLVSFLIAGVASAAAALSYAEFAGMIPKAGSAYTYGYAVLGEIAGWFIGWDLLLEYTAIVSVVAIGISGYFGFLVGELGADLPAWMLGAPGSGHGHVVDLFALILCLLIAGLLNLGIRAAARAETAVVGLKVLIVLLIVVVGWFHINTGHYTPFFPFGVSGAITGAATVFFAVFGYDAMSTAAEESADARRHLPKAIIYSLIVSMILYVLATLVLTGMQDYRDIDPESGFSSAFAAVGLNGLADVIAVGAIIGILTVMFTFMLGVTRVWYAMSRDGLLPSWFAHLHPVRRVPTRVTWIAGIASAAIAGFLPIREAAELTNIGILLAFVVVCVAVIVLRYRRPDLPRTFRLPWMPVIPALGVVFSLWLITFLAPITWLRFAVWFLIGLVVYFTYSRKHSLLNRR is encoded by the coding sequence ATGCGCTCGGAGATCTTCCGCAGGAAACCGGTCGAGGACATCACCGACGACCGCGACACCGGCCTGACCCGCACACTCGGGCTCTGGCAACTGACAGCGATCGGCGTCGGCGGCATCATCGGCGCCGGCATCTTCGCCCTGGCCGGCGCCGTCGCCCACGAGACCGCCGGCCCCGCCGTGCTCGTCTCGTTCCTGATCGCCGGCGTCGCCTCCGCGGCCGCCGCCCTCTCCTACGCCGAATTCGCCGGCATGATCCCGAAAGCCGGCTCCGCCTACACCTACGGCTACGCCGTGCTCGGCGAGATCGCCGGCTGGTTCATCGGCTGGGACCTGCTGCTGGAGTACACCGCCATCGTCTCGGTCGTCGCGATCGGCATCTCCGGCTACTTCGGCTTCCTGGTCGGCGAACTCGGCGCCGACCTGCCCGCCTGGATGCTCGGCGCCCCCGGCAGCGGCCACGGCCACGTCGTCGACCTGTTCGCCCTGATCCTCTGCCTGCTCATCGCCGGCCTGCTCAACCTCGGCATCCGCGCCGCCGCCCGCGCCGAGACCGCCGTCGTCGGCCTCAAGGTCCTGATCGTGCTGCTGATCGTCGTCGTCGGCTGGTTCCACATCAACACCGGCCACTACACGCCGTTCTTCCCGTTCGGCGTGAGCGGCGCCATCACCGGCGCCGCCACCGTCTTCTTCGCCGTCTTCGGCTACGACGCCATGTCGACGGCCGCCGAGGAATCCGCCGACGCCCGCCGCCACCTCCCCAAGGCGATCATCTACTCGCTGATCGTCTCCATGATCCTCTACGTGCTGGCCACCCTGGTCCTGACCGGCATGCAGGACTACCGCGACATCGACCCGGAAAGCGGCTTCTCCAGCGCCTTCGCCGCCGTCGGCCTCAACGGCCTCGCCGACGTCATCGCCGTCGGCGCCATCATCGGCATCCTCACCGTCATGTTCACCTTCATGCTCGGCGTCACCCGCGTCTGGTACGCGATGAGCCGCGACGGCCTGCTCCCGTCCTGGTTCGCCCACCTCCACCCGGTACGCCGGGTACCCACCCGCGTCACCTGGATCGCCGGCATCGCCTCCGCCGCCATCGCCGGCTTCCTGCCCATCCGCGAAGCCGCCGAACTGACCAACATCGGCATCCTGCTTGCCTTCGTCGTCGTCTGCGTGGCCGTCATCGTCCTGCGCTACCGCCGCCCCGACCTGCCGCGCACCTTCCGCCTGCCGTGGATGCCGGTCATCCCCGCCCTCGGCGTCGTCTTCAGCCTGTGGCTGATCACCTTCCTGGCCCCGATCACCTGGCTGCGCTTCGCCGTCTGGTTCCTGATCGGCCTGGTCGTCTACTTCACCTACAGCCGCAAACACTCCCTGCTCAACCGCCGCTGA
- a CDS encoding TetR family transcriptional regulator codes for MGRPRAFDETEAVQAAAALFARRAFDGVSVDDLVSHLGVHRNSLYQVFGSKRGLYLRALRWSLQHQVRPLLGAPPAVLAAEPALDLLLMAATERAPEDPEVAQEVGAILAELDTARGGGPDTTATLLGMRLRARVTREG; via the coding sequence ATGGGAAGACCACGAGCGTTCGACGAGACCGAGGCCGTGCAGGCGGCCGCCGCGCTGTTCGCCCGGCGCGCGTTCGACGGCGTCTCGGTCGACGACCTGGTCAGCCACCTGGGCGTGCACCGCAACAGTCTCTACCAGGTGTTCGGCAGCAAACGCGGGCTCTACCTGCGGGCGCTGCGGTGGAGCCTGCAGCACCAGGTGCGGCCGCTGCTCGGGGCGCCGCCGGCGGTGCTGGCCGCCGAGCCGGCCCTGGACCTGCTGCTGATGGCCGCCACCGAGCGGGCCCCGGAGGACCCGGAGGTGGCCCAGGAGGTCGGCGCGATCCTGGCCGAGCTCGACACCGCCCGCGGCGGCGGGCCCGACACCACCGCCACCCTGCTCGGGATGCGCCTGCGCGCCCGGGTCACCCGCGAAGGATAG
- a CDS encoding TIGR03086 family metal-binding protein, with translation MSTEISEQLAVAAAAVGQLVAGVRDDQLEQATPCADYTVRDLLGHLLQVVENFQVLARRGTVDWTTAADRVTGDWRAGFAAETAKLTAAWSDPATLEGVSPGMGLPQRTVGQMILGDLVVHGWDLARATGQPYQVPPSLVPAVREFLDTMVETGRTMGAFGDPVEPPPDADEVAELLALTGRDPAWSAG, from the coding sequence ATGTCCACAGAGATCAGTGAGCAGCTCGCTGTCGCCGCGGCCGCTGTCGGCCAGCTGGTCGCCGGCGTGCGCGACGACCAGCTGGAGCAGGCCACGCCGTGCGCCGACTACACCGTCCGGGACCTGCTCGGCCATCTGCTGCAGGTGGTGGAGAACTTCCAGGTCCTGGCCCGCCGCGGCACCGTCGACTGGACGACCGCGGCGGACCGGGTCACCGGCGACTGGCGGGCCGGTTTCGCCGCCGAGACCGCGAAGCTGACGGCGGCCTGGTCGGACCCGGCCACCCTGGAGGGTGTCTCACCCGGCATGGGTCTGCCGCAGCGCACCGTCGGGCAGATGATCCTCGGTGACCTGGTGGTGCACGGCTGGGACCTGGCCCGCGCCACCGGCCAGCCGTACCAGGTGCCGCCAAGCCTGGTCCCGGCGGTGCGGGAGTTCCTGGACACGATGGTGGAGACCGGGCGCACGATGGGCGCGTTCGGTGACCCGGTCGAGCCGCCGCCGGACGCCGACGAGGTGGCCGAGCTGCTGGCCCTGACCGGGCGCGACCCGGCCTGGTCGGCCGGCTGA
- a CDS encoding P-loop NTPase family protein, whose product MRRVVVYGVAGSGKSTLARAIGERTGLPYHPVDDLTWEPGWTPVPLPVQRERIAAICAGDAWVLDSAYLPWLDVPMARADLVVGLDLPRWRCLWQLLRRTVHRAVTRTPICNGNVESLRAAFGRNSIVLQQWRSWPRKRARMRAWQTDPGMPPLLLLRTPGEVRAWLASL is encoded by the coding sequence ATGAGACGAGTGGTCGTCTACGGGGTGGCCGGGTCCGGCAAGTCGACACTGGCCCGCGCCATCGGAGAGCGCACCGGCCTGCCCTATCACCCGGTCGACGACCTGACCTGGGAGCCCGGCTGGACGCCGGTGCCGTTGCCGGTGCAACGCGAGCGGATCGCCGCGATCTGCGCCGGGGACGCCTGGGTGCTCGACAGCGCGTACCTGCCGTGGCTGGACGTACCGATGGCCCGCGCCGACCTGGTCGTCGGCCTGGACCTGCCGCGCTGGCGGTGCCTGTGGCAGCTGCTGCGGCGCACGGTGCACCGGGCGGTGACACGAACCCCGATCTGCAACGGCAACGTCGAGTCGCTGCGTGCGGCGTTCGGCCGGAACTCGATAGTGCTGCAGCAGTGGCGGTCGTGGCCGCGCAAGCGGGCCCGGATGCGGGCCTGGCAGACCGATCCGGGCATGCCGCCGCTGCTGCTGTTGCGCACACCCGGCGAGGTCCGCGCCTGGCTGGCGTCCCTGTGA
- a CDS encoding alpha/beta fold hydrolase, translating to MTTTVHVNGVTLAYRTVGDAGNPPLVLLHGLGDSGAVWDTVLPDLADTHLVYVVDLRGHGASSHPGVYSFELLRDDVLAFLDTTGVDKCLMIGHAMGGVAAALLAVMAPHRVTHLVLEDIALPRPGALPRPPLDPPAEPVAFDATAVNQLRAQLNDPDPAWWEALAGLRVRTLIISGAESPIPHELLADAAERIPDATLVSVTAGHHVHVEQPTAFVSEIHRFLHPA from the coding sequence GTGACGACGACGGTGCACGTCAACGGGGTGACGCTCGCGTACCGCACGGTGGGCGACGCCGGCAACCCGCCGCTGGTGCTGCTGCACGGGCTCGGCGACAGCGGCGCCGTCTGGGACACGGTCCTGCCGGATCTGGCCGACACCCACCTGGTGTACGTGGTGGACCTGCGCGGGCACGGCGCCAGCTCGCACCCGGGGGTCTACTCCTTCGAGCTGCTGCGTGACGACGTGCTCGCCTTCCTCGACACCACCGGTGTCGACAAGTGCCTGATGATCGGCCATGCGATGGGTGGTGTCGCGGCGGCGCTGCTGGCCGTCATGGCCCCGCACCGGGTCACCCACCTGGTCCTGGAGGACATCGCCCTGCCCCGGCCGGGCGCCCTGCCCCGGCCGCCGCTGGATCCACCGGCCGAGCCGGTCGCGTTCGACGCCACCGCTGTCAACCAGCTCCGCGCCCAGCTCAACGATCCGGATCCGGCCTGGTGGGAGGCGCTCGCCGGGTTGCGCGTACGCACCCTGATCATCAGCGGGGCGGAGAGCCCGATCCCGCACGAGCTGCTGGCCGACGCGGCCGAGCGGATCCCGGACGCCACCCTGGTGTCGGTCACCGCCGGGCACCACGTGCACGTGGAGCAGCCGACCGCGTTCGTCTCCGAGATCCACCGGTTCCTGCACCCGGCATGA
- a CDS encoding DoxX family protein — MSAAYVTLTVVTAVFTGAAAVTYLIGHDYPRAQLRMKRLPMWWRWMLAGMLAAGALGLLLGFAVPLLGTLAAGGLVLYFAGALIAHLRVGSRDLTGWAVFFVTTVATLVVTLLHY, encoded by the coding sequence GTGTCCGCCGCCTATGTCACGCTCACCGTCGTCACCGCCGTGTTCACCGGCGCCGCCGCCGTCACCTATCTGATCGGCCACGACTATCCGCGGGCGCAGCTGCGCATGAAGCGGCTGCCGATGTGGTGGCGGTGGATGCTCGCAGGCATGCTGGCCGCCGGGGCGCTCGGGCTGCTGCTGGGGTTCGCCGTCCCGCTGCTGGGCACCCTCGCGGCCGGCGGGCTGGTGCTCTATTTCGCCGGGGCGCTGATCGCGCACCTGCGGGTGGGTTCGCGCGACCTGACCGGCTGGGCGGTCTTCTTCGTCACCACCGTCGCCACTCTGGTGGTGACGCTGCTGCACTACTGA
- a CDS encoding class I SAM-dependent methyltransferase: MALIAYDDTDAAAFEATRHLPGDGLAPWREAITRHLRPRPGLRLLDLGCGTGSWTRAFGTWWPAVTVLAVDPSPAMRERSVAGPVLAGDATRIPAADATVDAVWLSTVIHHVPDLAAAAREIRRVLTPGGPVLIRSAFPGRHAGLTLCRYWPETAAVLDERYPSVATVEAAFATAGFARVALQPVTQVSAPSLAVAAAGLRREAHTLLQLISDTAYARGVDRLREAARTVAGPQTDTLDLLVLR, encoded by the coding sequence ATGGCACTCATCGCTTATGACGACACCGACGCGGCCGCCTTCGAGGCGACCCGGCACCTGCCCGGCGACGGGCTCGCCCCGTGGCGCGAGGCGATCACCCGGCACCTGCGGCCACGGCCGGGTCTGCGGCTGCTCGATCTCGGCTGCGGCACCGGCAGCTGGACCAGGGCTTTCGGTACGTGGTGGCCGGCCGTCACCGTGCTCGCCGTCGACCCGTCCCCCGCGATGCGCGAACGTTCCGTGGCCGGCCCGGTGCTGGCCGGTGACGCCACGCGCATCCCGGCCGCCGACGCCACCGTCGACGCGGTGTGGCTGTCCACGGTGATCCATCACGTGCCGGACCTGGCCGCGGCGGCCCGGGAGATCCGGCGGGTGCTCACCCCGGGCGGCCCGGTGCTGATCCGCTCGGCGTTCCCGGGCCGGCACGCCGGGCTGACCCTGTGCCGGTACTGGCCGGAGACGGCGGCGGTGCTCGACGAGCGCTATCCGAGCGTCGCGACGGTCGAGGCGGCGTTCGCCACGGCCGGCTTCGCCAGGGTGGCGCTGCAACCGGTCACCCAGGTGTCCGCGCCGTCGCTGGCGGTGGCCGCCGCCGGGCTGCGACGCGAGGCGCACACGCTGCTGCAACTGATCAGCGACACCGCGTACGCCAGGGGTGTCGATCGTCTGCGCGAGGCCGCGCGGACCGTGGCCGGGCCGCAGACCGACACGCTGGATCTGCTGGTCCTGCGCTGA
- a CDS encoding DUF6817 domain-containing protein — MSFDSAKAFLREHGAEAIEHPGGTLYAHLCRVADRLAELGAGPDLQLAGLTHAAYGTDGFARALLEITARDRLRAVIGPAAETLVYLYGACDRDRTWPVLAETATVHDRFTGSAVRLDGAQLMPFVDLSVVNKIDVLEHQPALLAEHGPYFHDLFDRWALVTSPDVADEAQRILAGI; from the coding sequence ATGAGTTTCGACAGCGCGAAGGCGTTCCTGCGCGAACACGGCGCGGAGGCGATCGAGCATCCCGGCGGCACCCTGTACGCGCACCTGTGCCGGGTCGCCGACCGGCTCGCCGAACTGGGCGCCGGCCCCGACCTGCAACTGGCCGGGCTGACCCACGCGGCATACGGCACCGACGGGTTCGCCCGGGCGCTGCTGGAGATCACCGCACGAGACCGGTTGCGCGCGGTGATCGGCCCGGCCGCCGAAACCCTGGTCTACCTGTACGGCGCCTGCGACCGGGACCGGACCTGGCCGGTGCTGGCGGAGACCGCGACCGTGCACGACCGGTTCACCGGCAGCGCGGTGCGTCTCGACGGGGCGCAGCTGATGCCGTTCGTCGACCTGAGCGTGGTCAACAAAATCGACGTGCTCGAACACCAGCCGGCGTTGCTGGCCGAGCACGGCCCCTACTTCCACGACCTGTTCGACAGGTGGGCGCTGGTGACCTCACCCGACGTCGCCGACGAGGCCCAGCGGATCCTCGCCGGCATCTGA
- a CDS encoding GNAT family N-acetyltransferase, with protein MSDRAVPGLTLRTAVPSDLPGLRHVYRTASLSNAGDAPMLLARPEFLHFAGDGVAAGRTVAALAGPPGEGRIVGFATVVAGPDGELELDDLFVDPGWQRRGIARRLVAWIAGTARAAGHRRLWVTGNPHALAFYRAAGFAEVGRIGTELGEGLRMSLDLTR; from the coding sequence ATGAGCGATCGAGCCGTGCCCGGGCTGACCCTGCGCACCGCGGTGCCATCCGACCTGCCGGGGCTGCGGCACGTGTACCGTACGGCGTCGCTGTCCAATGCCGGCGACGCCCCGATGCTGCTGGCCCGGCCCGAGTTCCTGCACTTCGCCGGGGACGGCGTCGCCGCCGGCCGGACCGTGGCCGCGCTGGCCGGTCCGCCGGGCGAGGGCCGGATCGTCGGGTTCGCCACCGTCGTCGCCGGTCCGGACGGCGAACTCGAACTCGACGACCTGTTCGTCGATCCCGGCTGGCAGCGCCGTGGCATCGCCCGCCGGCTGGTCGCGTGGATCGCCGGCACCGCCCGCGCCGCCGGACATCGGCGGCTGTGGGTCACCGGTAACCCGCACGCGCTGGCGTTCTACCGGGCCGCCGGCTTCGCCGAGGTCGGCCGGATCGGCACCGAACTGGGCGAGGGCCTGCGCATGTCGCTCGACCTGACCCGTTAG
- a CDS encoding NUDIX hydrolase translates to MADDDISWTHAAGCFKCRSAGVIRDGDRLLVCAVEQIDGWFLPGGRVQFGESSAAALARELREELGIEFTVPAAPMLVAEGIRDEGGLIEQEVCFYYAISWPDRIPAGSLGDRAGHRFRWVPLAELARVRFLPPEIIGLLQETGGLRHLFSDRRDPGRRR, encoded by the coding sequence GTGGCAGACGACGACATCTCCTGGACGCATGCCGCCGGCTGCTTCAAGTGCCGGTCGGCGGGCGTGATCCGGGACGGGGACCGGCTGTTGGTGTGCGCGGTCGAGCAGATCGACGGCTGGTTCCTGCCCGGCGGCCGGGTGCAGTTCGGGGAGAGTTCGGCCGCCGCCCTGGCCCGGGAGCTGCGCGAGGAGCTCGGCATCGAGTTCACCGTCCCCGCCGCGCCGATGCTGGTCGCCGAGGGGATCCGGGACGAGGGCGGGCTGATCGAGCAGGAGGTCTGCTTCTACTACGCGATCAGCTGGCCGGACCGGATCCCGGCCGGCTCGCTCGGCGACCGCGCCGGGCACCGGTTCCGCTGGGTGCCGCTCGCGGAGCTGGCGCGGGTGCGGTTCCTGCCACCGGAGATCATCGGCCTGCTGCAGGAGACCGGCGGGCTCCGGCATCTGTTCTCCGACCGGCGCGACCCGGGCCGCCGCCGCTAA